The DNA window GAACTGAAGCTATTAACCCCGGCACCATTTCATATACGTCCACACAAGCTAGTGgaacattttttgttttatgatgcTTATTAAGCTTGTAATTGAGTTGGCAAAGCACCAACCACTTTGAACAAAACATGTGTGGATGATATTGGTGTGCTATTGCAGTTTGACGTGTAAAAAGAATCCTGCCTAGAGGCAGACCCTTGTATCTTATCTTGGGTTGAAAGTGCAATCTCCGAGGAACCAAGAACGGCAGCTTCCGCGCTTCATCTTCCCTTCCATGATTGCTTTGTTAATGCAAgtcaaagtttaattttaagaacTTTACATATTGTTTCTCTTTATGAAAGTTTTTATTGCAATAGCAATGGCCATGATACAAATTGTGTTTTGCAGGGATTGGGCGCTTCAGTGTTGCTAGATGATACTGAGAACTTTGTGAGTGAAAAAAGCTGGACCATTGAACTTGAACTCGTTAAATCTGATCTGGAATCTGTTTGTCCTGAAACGGTTTCTTGTGCTGATATTCTCGCAGTTGTTGCCACTGATTCTGTtcttcttgtgtgttgcatttTTGCCACTCTTCATGTTAAAAGAATATCTTACCATCTTTAAATGGTTTGAACTAACCTGAATTCTACTTAATCTGCAATCTGGTGGACCAAGTTAGGAAGTCCAGATGGGTAGGAAGGACAGCTTGAGTGCTAGCAAGGCAGCAGCGACTGGGAATACGCGTGCTCCAAATTCTAGTGTATCAACTCGTAGTGGCTTATTTTCAGAATGTCGGCATCACACGGAATGATATGGCCGCCCTCTCGGGTAATATGTTTCCTATCCTAATGCATGTCAGGACACTCCTGCCACCTGAAAACCACGGTCTAATTTTCAGAATGTCAGGACACTCCTGCAGAACCTTCCGTCTGACCAGTTCTTTGTAATAGAAGATGATCGCACACGTGAGATTGCAGAATCCTACAGGTGGATCCATTATTATTCTTTGAGGAGTACAAGAATTCCATGATGAAAATGGGAGGCTTGAGGCCGCTTAAAGGTTACAGGCCAAATATGTAGGGACTGTCGGCTAATCTTTCGGTTACTACTAGCGAGATGACAAGCTATATGCTGATAACTTGGCTCAATTTAGAAGCTTTATCCATAATCCATGAGGTTTATATAAACGTTCGATCGTGTAAAAAAAATACtcgaaaattatagttttataatGTCCTAAAACGGTTGAACACCACTCGATTTTCTTTTCTGCTGTGAATCTAGTATAACCCaacactaataaaataaaactggcAAAAAAAGTACAGCGCCTGGtgaatattactattattattcatCAGCATCACTTGCGATCTCGGATCCTCAAGTGGGGCCAAATATGGGGGTTTATGTGGCTACAAGTGAATATTGGATCATAGGTAGCAACTGATATGTTATATAGGCAAGTCATTACCCCGTGTACTGATGGCACATAGGCATTTGCATTACAGCAACTGTTGAACAGTACATCGCCACAGCTAGTAAAGATTAAGCTGGAAAAACTGTTCAATAAACATCTCATTTAGCATTTAAAGCTCGTAGCAGTTGTTGCCGCTCCTGTCGGTTTGCCAGTGCTCTCACTTGGCATTTCAAGTAGCTGTAACTTTGCCCATGTGCAGCCTCAGATTCCTCTCTTCAAGTTCCTGGAGAAGAACGCAACACAACATGAGtaagagaacaaaaaacaaCGAGCAAGACGAACAGAGAATTAAAAACTCTGAATCTGTTCCAAGGCACATTTAAGGGTGTCTATGCCATCTTCCAAAACAATCTACCACATCATGAGACTTGAATTGTCAGTctcgtaaaaaaaataatccaaagcAACCCAATGTCCCATGATCATGACCCACCAATCATGTTATCTTGGCAGTTTGCACACAAGTGCAATGCTGCAGGTGCTTTCATTCAGTTTCATCCAAAAGGGCACCTTGCAAGGACGAGTTACTAATTTTGATGTTCAGGCATAATTTTCTAGGTCTCCTTTGCACTAATTCCTATTTGCCTTGAGAAACTTTGGGTGAAAAGAAAACCATCCCagagtaatataaaaatagaaaattatcagAACCTGCTGGCTTATTCCTCCACATCCAATCCTGAGCAACTGGACGCCCCTGCAGCAAACAATGACCTTAGGAATGATCTATTATTACAGAAAAGATCCAAGGACATGGAAAAACACAAGGTACCTGGAAGCGTGTCGAATCATTGACTGAACTAGCTGCTGCAGGAAATTGTGTATAACTATGTTCCTGCAAagtcaaaaaaaatccaaaaggcAGATGACAAAAAACTCCTAACAGGAAAAAGATAAACATGCAAAAGTTGTGTTCACGTACATATTTCCTTCCGTTTAAATCTTCAGTGAAAAAACAGATAGCAGAACATTTTCCACAGTTTTAATGAAGTCTAAATTCTAAAATGCGCCCGTGCAACAGGCATGGACTTGCATTCCATACAAGATACAAGATATTATaggtttaaaactaaaaatcgTGCAGTTGCATGGTGTGGAGACCCAAATAGTTTCAGATTAAGGCTTGgttgttattgtttgttttaacaAGGGAGTAAATCTAACATATAAAAAGGCATCTTCTTGCATCTCCAATTTCATGACTTCTCGAGCAATTGTGGATAGCATGAAAAGCACATCCACCTAATGCAGAGCGCCATCTGCAACATTCCAATCAAAGCAAACTCCAGGGAATAAACCAGATTTAATACATGCAGGACACATTGATTTTTTGACAAGGGAACCAACAAAGATGGACGGGCTCAACCAAAAAAGTGCACCAGGGGCAATCTTTTTCATACAATGCAATCTACAAACAATCCAAAACTACACCAATCATTCCCTGGATTAACAGACAGGTCAAATTTCTTTGGACAACAAGACCTCTGGTGGGTGACAATACTTTCAATTATCATTGGGAATTCATATGAGTTTATGTAATACATTTACATTCTTCCATTTAAAATTTCTATGCAGTTATTATCTTACCACCCGCAAAATATGCAACTTGACACATTGTAATGGTATGTGGAATGGCCAGGCAAAGACTGAGGCTTAATTTGCTAAAACAGCCATACAACAACTAATAGAAAAATCAGTACTCAAAAGTAAGTACCCACAAAAGGAGGCTTTTAAGGCAGTCTCATTTTAAGACAGGCATTACTGTGACAcattaacaaataacaaaatgcTTTATGATGACTGGTAATTATCTGAGCATATCTTGGTGACCCCTAACTTCAGTAGTGGTATACTGGAAGTTCATGATATGGAGTTAGCAAGGGGATATGATATGCACTATAATTTGGAACAACAATATAGACACTAACcgtagaagaaaaggaaggctGTGGCTGCTGTTGCTGGTGGCGAAACTGTGTTTGAAGATGCACCTGTTGGGTTTGTGGCACTTGCTGGGTGGGCAAAACTTGGGGGTTTGTCTGTGGTTGAGGCAGTTGAACTGGAGGTTTTTGGTGCAGTTGCTGCTGTTGCTcaaataatttcaattcttcAGGCTTCTCCCACTGTCCAGTCACAGGGAAAATTAACAGCTAATTCAAACAATCAAGTGCCAACAAAAGAGCAAATCAACAATCAGTTGCTTACTCGGCTTTCATGAGTTACACCGTTATAATAGTACTTGAATCCCTCAGGGGATGTATGCTCAGTCCAATTACACTTTACAGGAGCTACAGTCTGACTCATAACACCTGCAGTAGGAGCAGAAGTAGATGGAGGCAAATCTACAGGAAGCGGAGTGCTGGCAACTGCTTGTGGAGGCCACTGAGAATGTGAAGGCAGGCAGTGCTTTCAGCATATAATCATAATAACACAAGTTTAACAAGCAAAGGGAAGTACAACAGCAAACACGGGATTGAGAGAAAATAGTATAATTTCTTAGATGGGCAAATTAGTGCAGCATCCTAACATGAGAAACTGGAATTTGGGTTTTCACGAAGTGAAAGGTGCCCACAAAAAGACAAGTGGTATAAATGTATGTAAAATATCATGGGCATTAACAGGTCAGACAGATAAAATTTTATCCAACGCAAACACCCAGCAACACTTTCAAGTTCAAGTTTACTTGTGATCAGAACTACTTTTCCAGCAACCAAAATAATGTTTCCAGCTTTCGATAGCAGTTTTAACCAATGACATCAAGCAAATGATCTAGAGCTGTATGCACATTAAACCTTGCAGCCCAATACATGACTTTTACCAAAATTTGAAGAGAAGTGAGTAATGAATCTAGGATTTCCCGACCACTACACAGCTCTTTACCCTCTAAAAGCTTATCGTACCTGCTGTTTTGGAGCCTGGGGACTCTGTTGCAGTGTGCTCTGGTTTGATGGTTGCATCATCTGCAACTGTTGCTGCAGCTGGGAAAAAGCCTGTTGAGATGACTGAAAGCTTGCTTGCAGGGTTTGAGTTTGTTGTGACAGCATCTGAGCTAACTGAGAAGGGGACTGCTGGAGAGGCTGATGTAGTTGCTGCTGAATAGGTGCAGGCAATTGCTGTTGATTTATTGCTACAGACATGGAGTGGGGGGCTTGTAGTGCTACAGTTGATGAGATGCCCTGCTGGATCTCAGTTTGAGAAGCAGGCAACTGTCTTCCAAAGCCAATCATATGCTGTGATGGCAGTGCTTGACTGAAGGGTGTTTGACCAGTAGTAAGCGAACTCTGTAGCTGACTGACATGAGAAGTCTGTGTCTGAGGATAGGAAGATGCAGCTTGAGCATGTAGTTGAAGGGAAGGTGGCAAGTGCTGAGGCGATTGAAGTGGTTTCTGCAGAGGTGATATTTGCTGGCTAGCAAGGGGGAGATGCTGCAGCGACTGGTTAACagtctgaaaaataaaaacatgtagaCAATATTTGTTAGTCTAGGATGACAATGAGAAGCACATGCAGGCCTCAATAAGTGTCTTCACGTGCCCATGATGCAGCAGGAGAAACTGTCAATCCTCAAAGTTCTGTAAGAATAGAAGTAACAGTGTCGAACCATGTGGGTATGGGGTCTGAATTGCTAAAGCTAGCAACAAGAAACATATGCCTAGAATTAAACAAAGGAAACTAGTGCGCAACAAAGGAGGCAAGTTTCTCATAAGAAGATATTCAATATACCATGCAATCAAAGATTATACATGTCAAGAAAAAGACTGCCAACTCTATGAATCTCTAAGTGGGATATGTGACAAGAAAAGGGGTATTTTATCAAAAGTGAACATGATCAGGTGATCAATATaccatccaataaaaaaaattgttttgtaaGTAAAAGATAcagtcaaaacaaaaattaatcatgGGTAAGAGAAAATGCTAAAGAGTTTCAACGTATCAGATAACTGCAAATAGTCTTACCTGGTTTAAAGGCATTGCTAAGTCACCAGACCTAGGAGGCAACTGATTCCCAAAACCATGAACACCAGCATTGGAGGAAGGACCCATATTCTGGGGACTCATTGGAAGCCAAGCATTAGGGGGGATATGGTCACCCATAGGATCCCCTAAATTCGGTGGCGGTCTAACAAAAGTGAGCATGAAAGCaataatgtcaaaaaaatagataaatagagaagaagctgAAGTGACAGGTTATTTTATCAGAATGTTAAGGGAAAATTTACCTAAGCCCTGAAGCTTGAAATCTTGGGCCGACACCTGGACTACCAAATGCAGGACCACctctggggaaaaaaaaaaacctccaacATTTATTTTGTGAATTTCATTCAAAATGTAACAAGAAATGTACAAATAATCCAGAGTGAAAGATGATCACAGCTGAAAAACCTTGAGTCTCCTCCAGGCCTGGGCCTCTTAGGATCTGCAAACCGGACAGTTAATGGTTGCTCACAACCCTGAACAGTTCagaaaattgaagtaaaaagGTGACACTTAATATTATATTCAGTAAACCTAACATCATAAAAGCAGCAAGCACCCCTTACTCTCATTGTATATATTCCGTTAAGACCATTAATAGCTGCCAATGCCATGTCTCTATGGGAGTATTTAACAAAACCACAACCTTCAGAATGAATTCAACAGGAGAATCAGCAGTCAAAAGTTAGAAACATGATGGTATTAGCTTCACATAGTTAAGAggataaagaaaaggaagtgcCACGAAGAATGCACTGAGGAGAAGCATCAACCCTGCATGCTGTCACATAAAATGTTGGCCAATTGTTTACTGAGATATAGACTGAAAATACCAACCATCCCTTATTGTTATGTAGATAATTTAGAAAGAGAACAATAACAATCTAATTTGCTCCACAAAtacctagaaaaaaatatgtggcatctaagttgaaaagaaaatgaattcaaATACAGGAATATTATGTTTCTTAACATGAAATAAGAGTTAAGGGCACACCACGACTCTGCTTCATTTCATCACGCATAAGGTAAACATCTTCAACCCGACCATACGGTGTAAAAATCTGAACAAAGAAACACTTATTATTATACACATGCCTAGAAAGAAAAAGTAAACTGAATAAACGAAATTCATATATGCATCGAACTATGAGGGAATGGTATAGAAGGTATATCCACTCATCAGATAAACCAACAAACTGTTAAATATTCACTAGAAGAGAATAAAGCATTCATTAAGAGGGAGAGAGGAAGGCAAGCTGTCAGAAGAATGGCAAAACAATAAACAACCAAAAGACATGTGACATACTTCCTCAACTTCCTTTTCTGTAGCCTGTTTGTTCAGTGAACCAACAAACAACTTGTACTCAACTGCACCTACCATACAAAGGAAAAAATCAGGgaaggaaattagaaataaaaacatatttgcaTGTGTTCTGTCctgttaaaaacaagttttaactgTTCAAGGAACACAGCACCTAAAAGAGAATTTGCCAATGGAAAATATTTGATCCAAGATAGTAATGAAGAACAGGAAATGTCCATTtcataaaagttttgaaaagtTAGCAAACCTAAGAATGTTTCATAGAGTAGATTCAACATGTAAGAAACAGATCAAACTTCGGAAACTTGGAAATCTCAGTTAAGTCATTGACAATTACCAAGGCGCTCTCGTTCTCCGTCAGCATATCTAACTTGGATGGGACCCACACCCTGGAAAACAAATGTTTAACATGTGAAACTGCTATAATGGTCCACATAATTGGAAAccaagcaaaggaacataactAACCCCAGGCAGAGTTCGTTGATTGTGCAAAGCTCTGATGGCCCTATCAGCTTCTTCTGAGGttgcatattttataaaacaacagCCTGCATGAGTGAAATGTTTTTAACCTGATTTTCATGGTTACTTACACCTTCAAACAGTGGTGTATATGCCATTAaatcaaaatgtaaaaaacatatGCCAGCACTCTTATGCATTAAACCACTGCATGTCAACATGCAGATTATTGTTAGGAAAAAGAGTGCTCCAATACTCAGCTAGAGCATTGCAGCTTTAGATCCATAAATATAATTAGCTATTATTATTAGAAGTAATGAGCTCTTAGGACTGATTGAATGATTCTAATCTAAAGGGGTTTGAAAAAGCATGAGGAAACCTGAAGGCACACTTGggtaaaaagcataaaaaatggaaaagtgGATGTAACAGATGTTCTTCCCGCATTCTTTTGCAGCACTCATGGCATAAAGAATGTCAATCATGAATTAGTCCACAATGTTCtctcaaacaatataatttgcTTAAAGACTAACAACAAATAAACCAAACAGAGCGCATATGTGGGAAATCATCAGGTCTTAGGCCAAAGGTCTCACGTGTAGCCATTTCACTGGTCAACATAACATGACAAAAAGTAGAGTACTTATAAAGGAGTTTAGAAATAACAACCATAATAGATAACAGCAGCATGGCAGTAATAGCATGACCAAAACCATATAAATCAACAACTTATGCACAAGCCAAATAGTGTTTGATGATCACAAGGTCAATGATCACTTCAAATCATGTTCGTCAACTAAAAAAAGGAACATAAGATCTCCCCTGCACTCCAGTATAAAAGGTCTGTAGCACTGGTAGTTAGTTATCTCAAACATGCACCAAGTAAAATGACATCCAAAGTGCGTTCTCCATTTTGGTCTCAAAATCTTACAACTCGGTAAGTCTCTGCATACATAGGGCCCCAATCTAGAACAGACAAATGTACCTCCTCCAAAATAAAGATGATAAATGTACATGGAATCAATCGTGTTCTTCATTTGGCTCTTTTTGTGCAAAGAATAAGCTAGTGTAGAGCATAACCATGAGACTTCTAAACATACAGCACATCCAGGCTACTATCACAGCCAGTCTACTAAGAACTCAAATGTCACAGACATGCACATTCAAATTCCCTGCTGCAGTAAAATTAATAGATAACTTATAACAGATAAAACCCTTCTCGGCTTCATATTTTGTTTAATCAAACACAACCAGGTGCATCTAGAAAGAAGCCATCTGTCTGAGCTACATTATCAAGTCATCTTGGAGACTGGGTAAATATGGATCATCGCACATAACAGG is part of the Populus alba chromosome 10, ASM523922v2, whole genome shotgun sequence genome and encodes:
- the LOC118046033 gene encoding flowering time control protein FCA isoform X1, whose product is MNRHRGGDRYSDSDNDNDNYNYNTSSYNNTIDNQDSSYPNRRPSRFSDAPSRFSDSPINRYSDNGNSNSNSNSNSNNYSNYNRRSPNNYHGGGGGRRSFDSPPGGGVGGDGGFRPMGGGGDGGFRPMGGAGGGFVPNYQVQPPLPLPPQNISGRKRGFHGSSPDRFDGGGGRSGFAFAKLFVGSVPRTATEMDIRPLFEEHGNVIEVALIKDKRTGQQQGCCFIKYATSEEADRAIRALHNQRTLPGGVGPIQVRYADGERERLGAVEYKLFVGSLNKQATEKEVEEIFTPYGRVEDVYLMRDEMKQSRGCGFVKYSHRDMALAAINGLNGIYTMRGCEQPLTVRFADPKRPRPGGDSRGGPAFGSPGVGPRFQASGLRPPPNLGDPMGDHIPPNAWLPMSPQNMGPSSNAGVHGFGNQLPPRSGDLAMPLNQTVNQSLQHLPLASQQISPLQKPLQSPQHLPPSLQLHAQAASSYPQTQTSHVSQLQSSLTTGQTPFSQALPSQHMIGFGRQLPASQTEIQQGISSTVALQAPHSMSVAINQQQLPAPIQQQLHQPLQQSPSQLAQMLSQQTQTLQASFQSSQQAFSQLQQQLQMMQPSNQSTLQQSPQAPKQQWPPQAVASTPLPVDLPPSTSAPTAGVMSQTVAPVKCNWTEHTSPEGFKYYYNGVTHESRWEKPEELKLFEQQQQLHQKPPVQLPQPQTNPQVLPTQQVPQTQQVHLQTQFRHQQQQPQPSFSSTEHSYTQFPAAASSVNDSTRFQGRPVAQDWMWRNKPAGT
- the LOC118046033 gene encoding flowering time control protein FCA isoform X2, which gives rise to MNRHRGGDRYSDSDNDNDNYNYNTSSYNNTIDNQDSSYPNRRPSRFSDAPSRFSDSPINRYSDNGNSNSNSNSNSNNYSNYNRRSPNNYHGGGGGRRSFDSPPGGGVGGDGGFRPMGGGGDGGFRPMGGAGGGFVPNYQVQPPLPLPPQNISGRKRGFHGSSPDRFDGGGGRSGFAFAKLFVGSVPRTATEMDIRPLFEEHGNVIEVALIKDKRTGQQQGCCFIKYATSEEADRAIRALHNQRTLPGGVGPIQVRYADGERERLVEYKLFVGSLNKQATEKEVEEIFTPYGRVEDVYLMRDEMKQSRGCGFVKYSHRDMALAAINGLNGIYTMRGCEQPLTVRFADPKRPRPGGDSRGGPAFGSPGVGPRFQASGLRPPPNLGDPMGDHIPPNAWLPMSPQNMGPSSNAGVHGFGNQLPPRSGDLAMPLNQTVNQSLQHLPLASQQISPLQKPLQSPQHLPPSLQLHAQAASSYPQTQTSHVSQLQSSLTTGQTPFSQALPSQHMIGFGRQLPASQTEIQQGISSTVALQAPHSMSVAINQQQLPAPIQQQLHQPLQQSPSQLAQMLSQQTQTLQASFQSSQQAFSQLQQQLQMMQPSNQSTLQQSPQAPKQQWPPQAVASTPLPVDLPPSTSAPTAGVMSQTVAPVKCNWTEHTSPEGFKYYYNGVTHESRWEKPEELKLFEQQQQLHQKPPVQLPQPQTNPQVLPTQQVPQTQQVHLQTQFRHQQQQPQPSFSSTEHSYTQFPAAASSVNDSTRFQGRPVAQDWMWRNKPAGT